TCATTCTTGAGATCTCTTTGTAGTAATATGAATGAAGAGAAAATCGCAGCTCACCTGACGTAAGGAACGCGGATGTGCTGGGGCTGAGctgagagtaaggcctcatgtacacgaaacgttccgttttttgcaggtcctgaaaactgtggattcgcaaaaaacggaagccgtccatgtgccttccgcaatttgcggaacaggcggcccattgtagaaatgtctattcttgtccgtaaaacggacaagaataggacatgttcaattttttttttgctgggctacggaactgagcaacggatgctgtccgcatcttttgcggccccattgaagtaaatgggtccgcatccgagcagcaaaaactgcgtcttggatgcggacccaaacactggccgtgtgcatgaagcctaaagcCAACTAAAAAGTCCAGCTCGCTGTGTCCATAAAGTCGGGGTCCTTTATTGGATCATTCAGGGTCAGGACAACACAGTGCATGTAAACCTGCGCGATACTTCCCTTCTCAACTCTGTTTAGGCTGGTGTTTATGGGAGCAGGCGCTTTCTGAGTGTCCTTTCAGTAGTCCGTTGGAAGAATGCTACAGCCTTTCTCAGGCTTAAAGGGCTTGTGCAAATTTGCTGGAGGgttttgaaccccccccccccccccccctttttggctCGATCTGTGAAGGGAAGCTTACCTGTTTCCTGACTCTGGCtccctgcttcttctcctccaggcctgggctgctccTCTAGGCTCCCTCtctgtaaacatctggtttgacatggctgcagtcaatcactggctgtGGCGGGGACCTTCTTCCCTTGCATCATGAGAAATGGTCACATGACGCGAAGGTAGCGGGTCACCACcccggccagcgattggctgcagttgGATGTTTACAGAGAGGGGGCCCAGGCCTGgaagagaaggagcagggagccagagccgggaagcaggtaagtaaagtTCCGTTCACAGGTCCTACTCCCCCAACAAACTTAcacaacccctttttaaaggggtgtCTCATGTTAAGTATCTTAAGACATGGCCATGCCATGGAGATGCGGTCACCATTTCTGGATCTTCCTTTCTCTATACGAGCAGGGAGCCTATGCAAAGAAAGGCACCATCTAAATTTTTAGTGGAAACCCCAATTTTGCTGTCCATCCACATTAGATTAAAAGAAATCCACACCTACCATTTTCTTTGTAGGATCTGCTCATGTATGGAGGGCTCACAACTCCTGGCGCCAGATGTTGGTGGGAAGAAGCATCCAGCTGCTGGATTTCAGCTTCTCGATCCTTTGTTCCTGCATAAGACAAGCTGCTTCTAGGAGGGCCCGGCAGGGACTTGGCCTCCTCTCCACACTGACATGAAATGGTGGAGTTGGTTGATGCCTATCTGATGTGTATGGACGGCTTTGtggtagtcagtgtacagccccTTTAAACAGCTCATTACAGGCAGCACTAGGTGCTTACTGCAGGTTAACCTCTTAACAGACCCTtttaaattggaaaaaccctcccaaaaatttcatttttttattataatttttttattgtagattttaaaTGTGTCTGCAGTAACCTTAGCGACataattaattttagccttaaggaccgataatattttcccccttttgtgtttttttttgttttcgccccaaaaaaaatatatttttattttgtgggatTAGTTAAACCATTTTGggttatatatagtgtattaaatacttttatctttccccctaaaaattaaataataaaagttaagatttttacattattttgtggaattttatttacagcgttcactgtgtggtaaaaaaaacacattattttattatatggGTCTGTACACTGATTATAataccacatttctatatatatttttactatttttctctCCTCCggcagcctgtcagctctgcaacttctccctctcctcctccacactgacagggggggctgctttagctgctcatatctctggtttggtaacAGCTAGAGAGATTATCTTTTCAGTAgatgggaagatatcactgatagaaattggGATGCAGTGAATACAACTGAAAGTGTAAGTAAATCAGGTTTTACCCGCGATTTATTCCCGACTCGATTTCGAACAGTGATATCTCttctgttgcttggactttagctgtcattttggtcttgtatgaaagcctggaagACCAGGCTTCGAGCTGCTACCATTGAGGAGATAGCGGCATCTGAAGCAGCCCTCCACTTCTGCCCAAGTTCAGCTCCCACAGAACAGTTAGGTACTTTTCCCACAGCAGGAGCTGAGCTCGGGcagaacagttaggtggttaaaggaaatgagtcatcagaaaatgacttattATTTAAATGCGTTTTTATGTTAACCTCccgaagcctccgcctagcagtgtaaaaatgtaaacaaaacagcatgaaatgctccgatgctcaagagGGGCTGAGTCggggaagaaggggttatgtccgggttcagctctgaaaacTCCTTTTAAATTTATAGAACatggcaatttttattttttgtagaagatgagcatttttttttttcttttgcagaagGTGGTCATATTTTtcgttttatttaatttatttttttattttttagaagatCCATTGTGTTTGCTCGTAAACAATGTACATCACCCTCTTTAACAGCTAAAACTTGTGTACAGGACACAAAATTGGCCATTAAGTCGCTCATGCTTTGTCTCGTAATCCCATTTTGTTTTTAGGTCCTGGTACTAGAGGGGAGAGCGGCTCTTGGCTGTAATAAGATGTTTCGCCTGTCTCGGATACATTTCTTGTATGGTCACAGCGGTTTATTAGACCAGAATTAATGTCGATGGTATCTGGAAACATTTTCCATTGCTAAGTGCAAATGTAAAGTCCATTAGTGCTTGCTGTGGGAGCTTTAAGCCACCAGTGGATTAAATGATTCACGTCTAATCCAAAGCAGAAGGGTCACCTGTCCAAAAAAGAAAAGGGCTTCTCTGGCTAATCCTCTGAATGCATGAAGTATTAATCATATGTTTCACGTTAGTTCCGCCTGGCTGGCTACATGTGATAAATATATGAAGGAAGAGTCTTCCCTTTCACCTTCACTGTGATGCATGACAGCCGGTATACCCATCAGGACATAGGCGCATGGAGGACGTCTGGTACAGTGTGACTTGCTGAGATGACCACGTTCTTGGTAGAATGTTGTTGTGTTATCACATCTAAGTTTCGTTTGATTTCACTTGTGAGGTTTGAAGGGTACATGACGTCCACAATGAAGTGGTACAATTGTCGACACTGGTGCAATGGTAGCAAACTATCGCACTGCATGGCAACACCGCATGTAAAAtatgacccttaaaggggttatccaacccctataatgtcccCCAATATTCCCGAGCCCCTCACACAGGTTATACTTGCATTGCTCACCGGCACCCGCATCACTTCTGTtgcccgcacggccgccgctgcatctccccgtcctACGGATCAAAAAATCCGGCGACTGGGGCAGCCAATAGCGGGCCGcaacgggaacgagcctccctagcgtcacccgcaatgctagggaggcttgttcctgttgtggcctgctattggctgaggACCTTCCCACCccgtcgctggatgttttgatcccccCAGCCATTAGAGGCACTCTGTAATCCCGGGACTCCCTCTTCCTCAATATGTTGTCaccatgccttgtagggctagatcATCTGAATGTAAAGATACCTTTCACCTAGCAATCTGTTGCTTTGTTCTGCAGAAGAAGTACacctaatccatatgcaaatgagcagttatgtgcactgagggcgggcccaagccactttTTGCTCTTTTTGATATAAATAATCTATCCTTAGGTTAGGCCATCAATAACAAAATATTGGACAACCGCCTTAACGGCAGGGtctctcaactccggtccttgggacccacctaccagtcaggttttcaggatttccttagtattgagcaggtgatataattagtgtccatgcatcaggacttaccacaggtattcattctgtgggatattctcaaatcctgaccggtaggtgggtcccgaggaccagagttgagaaaccctACTGTAGATGAACGCTGTGGGTGATGAATCCAGTTTGCGTTACCTGTGGAGTGACCACCTTGAAAAGAAGTCCTAATCCATCTGATCTGCCCTGCGGCCGCTTCAGGCTGAAGAGTAAAATTACTTGTATTGAGTTCcctcagagagaaagagacatgGTGGACTTCTTTTCATAGGTCATATGTACAGGGGTTGTTTCTTTTGTGAGACATTGACCATCATATTACATTAGCAGCAACGTGGATGGGATTTCCcaaaaaatctcatccacacgctgTGGAAAATCTCCACAATGGACTCGGCACATAACTTCACCTGTGGTGCACATtctaaagggaagctgtcacctgGTCTAGATCTTCCAAACCATCAGCATCCTGCGAAAGAAAAGGAAATTCAAACTTATCGAAAAAGAGTCCATGACTCTTCTCTAATGTCTCTGGGTACATACAGTGTATGCACAGTGACGTGACATGTGCCAACCTCGGCTTCATCGGAGCGGTGTACTTGTGACCAGTGCTACTGGAGAAGAGTCTTGGACTCTTCTAATAGTAAGTTTGAATTTCATTTACTTTCTCATGAGGACAGATGGGTTTGCTATGGGGAGGTTTGGCGCTTATAACGATGTATTGGTGGTTTAGTATCCCCAAACCAGGTGACGGGTTCTCTTTAAGCCCACAGCATGTCAACTCATGTTGTGGATTTTTATTGCGGATTTCACCTTTTCCAATGCAGAAGGTGAAACCTGCGGCAAAACTTGCAGCATTTACACGATGAATTCCGCACGATTCGGTGCAGATTTTGCTGCTGGTCACTTCCGGCAGATGCAGCGCAGACTTTCTGCATCCCGTCTCGGCGTAGCCTTATTACTCTGGGATTGTCAGGAGTGGCCTGTACAGAGCCCTGATTGCAACTCCAACTAATGCATGTATATTTTCCGAATGGTTTACATGTCAGGGCGGTGGTTATGCCTATTTAGGCAGAGGAAATGctctttttcttgaaaaaaaaattggttaaaatttttctttcttttttttcttttagaagcGTACATGCCAAGGGTTGGAAAGTTTTTCAAATGCAAATGGAGTTTTGCTGAGTGACTATGACATGGTGTACTGGCAGGCGGAGGTCAAAGAACCTGCAAATGGGTTTGTGCCTAAGGATGGAGTACAGCAGAGCTGTATGGTACGACAGTTATTTTTATTCTGCTTTGGCTGGGTTCATATCACGCTTTTCCCATtcgtttaatgtatacaaaaaaggtgcacacggccgttgttttgggtccacatctgagccggctcagatgcggacccattcacttcaatggggcagcaaaatatgcggacagcactccgttgttccgttccgtggccccactaaaaaaaatataacctgtcctattcttgtccgctctttgcggacaagagtaggcatttatatggaaggctgtccgtgccgttccgcaaattgcggaacgcacacggatgccatccgtgttttgcggatacgtgaTTTGCCtactgcaaaacacaccacggtcatatgcatgaggccttaaactgatacCTGACTGCCTTACAGTGGCATTTATTCaccattgtaaaaataaataaataaataaaaatggcatgctttttttttgtattacacCGGACgtggatacaagaacgtggtgtgctgcgtttttgttcctctctctctttttatttttatttttttaatttttaattttttttctaatgtatacGTCAAATGGAagcataaaatgtgatgtgaacccaccctttatTTTACTATTTACCTGTACTTTATTATCTGCAGAAAAATcatatcaaattttttctttcttttagccCCCACAAAATCCTCAAAATGTAACCCCCCAAATTTGCCCAAGATGTATTGCTGGAGAAtcggtgagtgtgtgtgtgtgtgtgtatatgaaatatatatattgtggggtttcgctctggtagacaggattagcggacacagtatagaggcaacaaccaGTTCTTtgaatcaaacagttcagtgttttattcacactttaggcaagtgacaaaacaagcagtcataatccagcaaaaaagtcaccttgtggtgttggtggtaattcacaccatgcagcaattttgcctcagagtccttgaccatagcagcaccaacctgttttcaagcCAAacgggtagcaagccttcatccaaacacaaggctcccagatcacaacacagagacatggtttCTGAGCCCAGCGtactatttaaggacagccaggtgctgccaaagccCAAACCGGCACTTAatatccggtccggtatttgacctcacctggctgtaaatcagcccagcagcacatgctggttggaaaatacctgttttcccagaccaaacctctcactgtgttacatacccacccctttgttcaaccctgagggggcgaacacacgccagacagtgtacccgggacagggcatcctcgTTTTCccgtaaccggcctgccctgtgttccactgaaaacttagttttgtagggagagaaaccatcgggcatttctgtccttggcctggctcatccacttgagaggggagtggtctgtCACCAGGcgtaattttctccccaataaatagtgGACAGGTTCTAgttcccacttgatagccaggcactatctctccactatactataccgggtctcgactggggtgagcttacgtctgaggaagacaacgggatgctcctccccgtggacttcctgagacagtacagcacagatgcctacttcggaggcattggtctgtactataaactccctttttgaagtcgggcatcaccaaaaccgaggacccgcacagggccgacttcaaagcggagaaagcctcttccacccGATAATCccaccatcattgacttgtgtcccttcaagtgcgcggctagagtagcaaagtggggaacaaaccttatgtaatagcccaccattcccaggaactactttatttgcctagtggtgacaggtcagggccaattcgtatcgcctctattttgttcacttggggtttgactccgcacccaatgacataccccaggaaCTTAGTCTCTCCTAACCCTagcgcacattttttggggttagccgTTAGGTCAGCTTTCCGAAggaagtccactacagcctgcactttagaaaggtgactttcccagtcggtactgaagatgacaatatcgtccaggtaagccgaagcgtaccgatgatgtggacgaagtacgatgtccattagtcgctgaaaagtggcaggggcgccatgcagaccaaaaggtaacaccttatattgatacagcccctctggtgtgacagttttctcttttgtcagcctccgttaagggcacctgccagtacccttttgtgaggtccaaaacagaaaaataccgggcttgtcctaaccctCTCGATGAGCTTATCCATATAGGGCATTGGATACGCATCAAATTgggaaaccttgttaagttttcgGAAGTCGTTACAAAGCCGCAacatcccgtccggcttgggtatcaataccataggactggcccactcaccttttgactcctcaatgacgtctagctgcaacatttagctgcacctcctccgatatggcttgtcgcagAGCCTCGTgtaccgg
The sequence above is a segment of the Bufo gargarizans isolate SCDJY-AF-19 chromosome 6, ASM1485885v1, whole genome shotgun sequence genome. Coding sequences within it:
- the LOC122940659 gene encoding uncharacterized protein C10orf143 homolog, with protein sequence MEMCEDMVIDLNVVNMRKRQCMDAVLDHPLSKRTCQGLESFSNANGVLLSDYDMVYWQAEVKEPANGFVPKDGVQQSCMPPQNPQNVTPQICPRCIAGESGHINHILGL